CCGCCGATATATCCGACCAGGCTGCAGTAGACGCCCCAACTGACCGCGGCCAGTGCGGCGAACGCGGAGAACTGCCGGAGCGGGTACCGGACCGATCCCATCGTCAGCGTGACCGCGGTACGTCCTCCGGGCACGTACCTGGCGACGATCAGGACCAACCCGCCGCGCTCGGCCAAAGCCTGCCGAGCCCAGAGCACCGCGGAGGACCGCCTGGTCCCTGGCTTCATCCGGTCGAGCGCCCGTCCGCCGGCGCCGCGCCCGAGGGCGTAGGAGACGTGATCGCCCATGAAGGCTCCGACCGCCGAGACGACGATGACGGCGTACAGGTTGGGCTCACCGGCGGCGGCGAACACCCCTGCCGTGACGACCAGCGTCTCCGATGGGATAGCCGGGAAGAACCCGTCCAGCGCCGCGAACCCCCACAACGCGAGGTAGATCCACCAGGAGGACATCA
This Kribbella sp. NBC_00482 DNA region includes the following protein-coding sequences:
- a CDS encoding DedA family protein, with amino-acid sequence MNDAILQFAHELMSSWWIYLALWGFAALDGFFPAIPSETLVVTAGVFAAAGEPNLYAVIVVSAVGAFMGDHVSYALGRGAGGRALDRMKPGTRRSSAVLWARQALAERGGLVLIVARYVPGGRTAVTLTMGSVRYPLRQFSAFAALAAVSWGVYCSLVGYIGGKAFEDNPLKGVVLGIGLALAVTLVVEVVRHRLKKRRQGQVEAQGELVEAGGR